A genomic region of Phragmites australis chromosome 2, lpPhrAust1.1, whole genome shotgun sequence contains the following coding sequences:
- the LOC133909173 gene encoding protein OCTOPUS-like has translation MTLQLDPPAPPRRSVSTSCDLHPDETFTGFCAACLRERLAGLEASAAAASAPSRKSTSAIRSLFARPFGAGGSSASAAAEQTDLRRCKSFSCGRGGDALAAAVAATAARVDEPQRRSCDVRGRSTLWALFHQDDRDRVRDGTAFGAFPASSSTAAAALAADVQPQPPCIPDDFLDEDIPVVMESDEIIPVVEPVVVVMDKSGEMEAEANAALEGQTIKDRIDLESSQPKKASPKDLKEIAGSFWVAASVFSKKWQKWRRKQKIKKEAAVSKAAAAAMPPPEKPSKPSFLRRRRLRGEAGSELAGGRRSCDTDPRFSLDAARMSVDDAGFSWDEPRASWDGYLFGAGNGIGLGRAPPPLSRLPPILSVLEDTPADIIERSDGQIPVEDDANPDEPPGGSLQTRDYYIDSSSRRRRSLEHSSSVRRPSFEVTDPRPAPAAVTGKESPVGGSEFYHFHHAEDLLDRGFSSNSLIEDISASLEAALSGPAKKPRRWRKAWSLWGLIHRRAAGLRNSGPSDITDRSFSEPWPNLRVRGASPKMQRCNSNLSARSSFSSNSGGLGSSRRSYVDANGNVKRRDQEHVQLERNRSARYSPGRAADNGMLRFYLTPMRSGSARRGGGLPSKAGPGQPLASQSFARSVLRMY, from the coding sequence ATGACGCTGCAGCTGGacccgccggcgccgcctcgaCGGTCGGTGTCAACGAGCTGCGACCTGCACCCGGACGAGACGTTCACCGGCTTCTGCGCAGCCTGCCTGCGCGAGCGCCTCGCGGGGCTCGAGgcgtccgccgccgcggcctccgcgCCCAGCCGCAAGTCCACCTCGGCCATCCGGTCCCTCTTCGCCAGGCCGTTCGGCGCCGGTGGCTCGTCCGCGTCCGCCGCGGCCGAGCAGACGGACCTCCGGCGATGCAAGTCATTCTCGTGCGGCCGCGGCGGGGACGCTCTCGCTGCTGCGGTGGCGGCGACTGCCGCCAGGGTGGACGAACCACAGCGGCGTTCGTGCGACGTGCGGGGGCGCAGCACCCTGTGGGCGCTGTTCCACCAGGACGACCGCGACCGCGTCCGCGACGGCACGGCGTTTGGCGCCTTCCCGGCCTCGTCCTCGACAGCCGCTGCTGCGCTCGCCGCCGACGTCCAGCCCCAGCCACCATGCATCCCTGATGATTTCTTGGATGAGGACATCCCGGTGGTCATGGAGTCCGACGAGATAATTCCGGTGGTGGAGCCCGTCGTCGTTGTGATGGACAAGTCCGGGGAGATGGAAGCCGAAGCCAATGCGGCCCTGGAAGGTCAGACCATCAAAGATCGCATTGACCTGGAGTCGTCGCAGCCCAAGAAGGCTTCGCCCAAAGACCTGAAAGAGATAGCCGGGAGCTTCTGGGTCGCCGCCTCCGTGTTCAGCAAGAAGTGGCAGAAGTGGCGGCGCAAGCAGAAGATCAAGAAGGAGGCTGCCGTGAGCAAGGCCGCGGCAGCGGCAATGCCTCCACCAGAGAAGCCCTCCAAGCCATCATTCCTCCGGCGCCGTCGCCTCCGAGGGGAGGCCGGCTCGGAGCTCGCCGGTGGCCGTCGCTCGTGCGACACCGACCCGCGTTTCTCCCTGGACGCCGCGCGCATGTCCGTCGACGACGCCGGCTTCTCGTGGGACGAGCCCCGCGCGTCCTGGGACGGGTACCTGTTTGGTGCGGGCAATGGCATTGGCCTTGGACGCGCGCCTCCGCCGCTCTCCCGCCTCCCTCCCATCCTGTCCGTCCTGGAGGACACCCCGGCCGACATCATCGAGCGCTCCGACGGTCAAATCCCCGTGGAAGACGATGCTAACCCCGACGAGCCGCCAGGTGGCTCATTGCAGACAAGAGACTATTACATCGACTCCTCCAGCCGGCGGCGCCGGAGCCTTGAGCATTCAAGCTCCGTGCGCAGGCCGTCCTTCGAGGTCACCGACCCAAGGCCAGCTCCGGCCGCGGTAACCGGGAAGGAGTCCCCCGTTGGCGGCTCAGAATTCTACCACTTCCACCACGCCGAGGACTTGCTCGACCGCGGCTTCAGCTCCAACTCCCTCATCGAGGACATCTCCGCGAGCTTGGAGGCGGCCTTGTCCGGCCCAGCCAAGAAGCCGCGCCGGTGGCGCAAGGCGTGGAGCCTCTGGGGGCTCATCCACCGGCGAGCCGCGGGCCTCAGGAACAGCGGTCCGTCCGACATCACCGACCGTTCGTTCTCCGAGCCGTGGCCGAACCTGCGCGTCCGCGGGGCCAGCCCCAAGATGCAGCGGTGCAACAGCAACCTCAGCGCGCGCAGCTCGTTCAGCAGCAACAGCGGCGGGCTGGGCAGCTCCAGGCGCAGCTACGTGGACGCCAATGGCAACGTGAAACGGAGGGATCAGGAGCACGTGCAGCTGGAGCGGAACCGCAGCGCGCGCTACTCGCCCGGGCGCGCCGCGGACAACGGTATGCTGCGGTTCTACCTCACGCCGATGCGGAGCGGCAGCGCGAGGCGCGGCGGCGGCTTGCCGAGCAAGGCCGGGCCCGGGCAGCCGCTGGCCTCGCAGTCGTTCGCGCGCAGCGTGCTCCGAATGTACTAA